The Orcinus orca chromosome 16, mOrcOrc1.1, whole genome shotgun sequence genome includes a window with the following:
- the LOC101275177 gene encoding beta-2-microglobulin-like: MAPFVTLVLLGLLSLSGLNTVHRPPKVQVYSRHPAENGKPNYLNCYVSGFHPPQIDLLKNGEKMEMEQSDLSFSKDWSFYLLVHTAFTPNGVDQYSCHMKHVTLREPKIVKWHRDH; encoded by the coding sequence ATGGCTCCCTTTGTGACCTTGGTCCTGCTCGGGCTGCTCTCGCTGTCTGGCCTGAACACTGTCCATCGTCCTCCGAAGGTTCAGGTTTACTCACGACACCCTGCAGAGAATGGAAAACCAAATTACCTGAACTGCTATGTGTCTGGGTTCCATCCACCCCAGATTGATTTGCTGAAGAATGGGGAGAAGATGGAAATGGAGCAATCAGACCTGTCTTTCAGCAAGGACTGGTCTTTCTACCTTCTGGTCCACACTGCGTTCACTCCCAACGGAGTGGATCAGTATAGCTGCCACATGAAACACGTTACTCTCAGAGAGCCCAAGATAGTTAAGTGGCATCGAGACCACTAA